In Arthrobacter sp. CDRTa11, one DNA window encodes the following:
- a CDS encoding DUF1684 domain-containing protein has translation MADQQYGTAEGSLADISAIDSADWRLRTFALYDTVRKIAVENPAEAHSYWRQERDRMFATHPASALTEQDKARFSGLKTADYDPIYRFHVPLTKEGAGRELTVETTEGTVRFVRLGTFDLPEMGQLAVWKLHGYGGGIFVPFRDATSGQPRGSYGDGRYLLDTSMGAFLGVRGSGPAAEFVLDFNFAYNPSSAYNDAWTSPLAGPSNRLAVDIPVGELY, from the coding sequence ATGGCGGATCAGCAGTACGGCACGGCCGAAGGCAGCCTGGCGGACATCTCCGCCATCGATAGTGCAGACTGGCGGCTGCGGACCTTTGCCCTCTACGACACGGTGCGGAAAATCGCCGTGGAGAACCCCGCCGAGGCGCACAGCTATTGGCGGCAGGAACGCGACCGCATGTTTGCCACCCATCCGGCATCTGCCTTGACCGAGCAGGACAAGGCACGCTTCTCCGGGCTGAAGACCGCTGACTACGATCCGATTTACCGCTTCCATGTGCCCCTGACCAAAGAGGGTGCAGGGCGGGAGCTGACAGTCGAAACCACCGAGGGAACTGTCCGTTTTGTCCGCCTGGGCACGTTTGATCTTCCGGAGATGGGCCAGCTCGCGGTCTGGAAGCTGCACGGTTATGGTGGTGGCATTTTTGTCCCCTTCAGGGACGCCACGTCAGGCCAGCCCCGTGGCAGTTACGGCGACGGGCGGTACCTGCTGGATACCAGCATGGGCGCCTTCCTCGGCGTCCGCGGCTCGGGCCCCGCGGCGGAATTCGTCCTGGACTTCAATTTCGCCTACAACCCGTCCTCCGCATACAACGACGCATGGACCTCCCCTCTTGCGGGGCCATCCAACAGGCTTGCCGTGGACATCCCGGTGGGCGAGCTGTACTGA
- a CDS encoding fumarylacetoacetate hydrolase family protein, producing the protein MEPAPRRLARVRPLPAASAGEQFFVANGSTDVTSPAGTLWTVVATPFPGSPANAGSAPRAGWEIGDHVTEESFTFLAPCVPANVLGMAHNTGQAGRDMPPQAFHKAATSVIGPGDAIELPAGSGHVDPEAELAIVVGTKAKSLTTANARSAVLGFTIGNDVTSRDRQKTDELWISAKSQDTFTPAGPWIVTGLDDSDLAISIVHNGTHLRAASTADLGWKVDEILVYLTSFMTLHPGDLVLTGFPAESAPIVPGDTVTCRVEGIGELSNPVKAGSGEGFSA; encoded by the coding sequence GTGGAACCTGCCCCACGCCGGCTGGCCCGGGTCCGTCCGCTCCCGGCTGCATCAGCCGGTGAGCAGTTCTTCGTCGCGAACGGAAGCACCGACGTCACCAGCCCGGCGGGCACCCTCTGGACGGTAGTGGCCACCCCGTTTCCGGGTTCCCCGGCCAACGCCGGCAGCGCCCCGCGGGCCGGCTGGGAAATCGGCGACCATGTGACGGAGGAGTCTTTTACCTTTCTGGCACCCTGCGTTCCGGCCAATGTCCTGGGCATGGCGCACAACACGGGCCAGGCCGGGCGTGACATGCCGCCACAGGCCTTCCACAAGGCGGCCACGAGCGTCATTGGCCCCGGCGATGCCATTGAGCTGCCTGCCGGGTCCGGCCATGTAGATCCCGAAGCGGAACTGGCCATTGTTGTGGGTACAAAGGCCAAAAGCCTGACTACCGCGAATGCCCGCAGCGCGGTCCTGGGGTTTACCATCGGCAACGATGTCACCTCCCGTGACCGGCAGAAAACGGATGAACTGTGGATCAGCGCGAAGAGCCAGGACACTTTCACGCCGGCCGGGCCATGGATTGTCACCGGCCTGGACGACTCGGACCTTGCCATCAGCATTGTCCATAACGGCACCCACCTGAGAGCGGCAAGCACAGCTGACCTGGGCTGGAAAGTGGATGAAATCCTTGTCTACCTGACATCGTTTATGACGCTCCACCCCGGCGACCTGGTCCTCACCGGCTTCCCGGCGGAGAGCGCCCCGATAGTTCCCGGTGACACCGTGACGTGCCGCGTGGAGGGAATAGGCGAACTTTCAAACCCGGTCAAGGCAGGCTCCGGGGAGGGTTTCAGCGCCTGA
- a CDS encoding GtrA family protein, translating to MDSPAAPAQLTQQPRSQPATRRAPATKHYRGILRFPVLRQLIRFTGVGIICTATSLGLYALLRPWLGPQLANAAALVLTSMMNTALNRRFTFKIEGQGRMARDHLNGLVVIAVALVITGGSLGVLHWLRPEATVSDELLTTTLSGFLATAVRFTMLRHWIFRRARHR from the coding sequence ATGGATTCCCCTGCTGCGCCCGCCCAACTGACGCAGCAGCCCCGCAGCCAACCCGCAACAAGGCGGGCACCGGCCACCAAGCACTACCGCGGAATACTGCGGTTTCCCGTGCTCCGGCAGCTCATACGTTTCACCGGCGTGGGCATCATCTGCACTGCCACTTCCCTGGGTCTGTATGCGCTACTGCGCCCCTGGCTGGGTCCTCAGTTGGCCAACGCTGCCGCCCTTGTCCTGACCTCCATGATGAATACGGCCCTCAACCGCAGATTCACTTTCAAAATCGAGGGGCAGGGCCGGATGGCACGCGACCACCTGAACGGCCTGGTGGTGATTGCCGTTGCCCTGGTCATCACCGGGGGAAGCCTGGGCGTCCTGCACTGGCTGCGCCCGGAAGCCACGGTGTCCGATGAACTCCTGACCACCACGCTGTCAGGTTTCCTGGCCACGGCAGTCCGCTTCACCATGTTGCGGCACTGGATCTTTCGCCGGGCCCGCCACCGCTGA
- a CDS encoding VOC family protein — MGLQLVQVNFKARDDSALGRFWAEALGWGVSSEGPGVTNVEPMGFDWPDPSAVCVDVVTVPDPETVKYRAHLDLGTTSAAHHAELVTHLVGLGATLADLDQNDVPWTVLADPEGNMFRVLEPRRIHRDTGPIAAVVVNCTDPRAMARFWGEATGWTVHEVTDDQARLRSAKGVGPYLEFVRTPAVKAVCGRVHLDLMPSPGDGQAAEVARLLALGATAADVGQGDVPWACLTDPEGNDFCVLSPR, encoded by the coding sequence ATGGGACTCCAACTCGTTCAGGTGAATTTCAAGGCACGGGATGACTCAGCGCTCGGCCGGTTTTGGGCCGAAGCGCTTGGCTGGGGAGTTTCCAGCGAGGGACCAGGCGTGACCAACGTCGAACCGATGGGCTTTGACTGGCCGGACCCCTCAGCCGTTTGCGTCGATGTGGTTACCGTTCCGGACCCCGAGACGGTGAAGTACCGTGCGCACCTCGATCTCGGCACCACTTCCGCGGCCCATCATGCGGAGCTGGTGACGCACCTGGTGGGGCTTGGTGCAACGCTGGCTGACCTTGACCAAAATGATGTGCCCTGGACCGTTCTGGCAGATCCGGAGGGCAACATGTTCCGGGTACTGGAGCCTCGCCGGATCCACCGGGATACCGGGCCCATCGCCGCCGTGGTGGTTAACTGCACGGACCCTCGGGCCATGGCCCGGTTCTGGGGCGAGGCTACGGGCTGGACCGTGCACGAGGTGACAGATGATCAGGCTAGGCTGCGTTCGGCCAAGGGTGTGGGGCCATATCTGGAGTTTGTTCGCACGCCCGCGGTCAAGGCAGTGTGCGGCCGCGTTCATCTCGACCTGATGCCAAGCCCTGGTGACGGTCAGGCAGCGGAGGTGGCCCGGCTGCTGGCCTTGGGGGCCACTGCCGCCGACGTCGGCCAGGGTGATGTCCCTTGGGCGTGCCTCACTGACCCCGAGGGCAACGACTTCTGCGTGCTCTCCCCACGCTGA
- a CDS encoding cysteine desulfurase family protein has translation MIFLDAAATTPVRREVLDAMWPYLTGEFGNPSSHHSLGETAAAALSGARAAVAGVLGCRSGEVTFTSGGTEADNLAVKGIALARQAADPVLNRVVISAVEHPAVEESARYLERFHGFAVDVVPVDGTGLVSPEALEAVLRPETALVSVMYANNEVGTVQPIARLAALAHSCGIPFHTDAVQAAGWLSVDVKALGVDALSISGHKLGAPKGCGVLYVRGRTRIEPLVHGGGQERGRRSGTENVAGAVGLATALTMAQAQQLQAAERVAALRDAFIASVLAGVPEAVLTGHSTERLPSVASFCFPGTSGESVLLELERRGVVCSSGSACAAGSDAPSPVLTALGIEAEVAQTAVRFSFDSSVTALDLETAAQGIRDAVASVRSLGLA, from the coding sequence ATGATCTTCCTTGACGCGGCCGCCACCACCCCCGTGCGGCGCGAGGTGCTGGATGCGATGTGGCCGTATCTGACCGGTGAGTTCGGCAACCCGTCCAGCCACCATTCTCTGGGGGAAACTGCCGCGGCTGCGCTCTCAGGGGCCCGGGCTGCCGTTGCCGGGGTGCTCGGCTGCAGGTCCGGCGAGGTGACGTTCACGTCCGGCGGCACCGAGGCGGACAACCTGGCCGTTAAAGGCATCGCCCTGGCGCGGCAGGCCGCAGATCCGGTGCTGAACCGGGTGGTGATCAGCGCCGTCGAACATCCTGCCGTGGAGGAATCGGCACGGTACCTGGAGCGGTTCCACGGTTTCGCCGTGGACGTGGTTCCCGTTGACGGAACAGGGCTGGTGAGCCCGGAAGCACTTGAGGCGGTGCTCCGGCCGGAGACTGCGCTGGTCAGCGTGATGTACGCCAACAATGAAGTGGGGACAGTCCAGCCCATCGCCCGATTGGCTGCGCTGGCGCATTCATGCGGCATCCCGTTCCACACGGACGCGGTTCAGGCCGCCGGCTGGCTGTCCGTTGACGTCAAGGCGCTGGGTGTGGATGCCCTGAGCATCTCCGGCCACAAACTTGGTGCGCCCAAGGGGTGCGGGGTGCTCTACGTCCGGGGCCGCACGCGGATTGAGCCGCTGGTCCACGGCGGCGGCCAGGAACGCGGCCGCCGCTCGGGGACGGAAAACGTTGCGGGCGCTGTGGGGCTTGCCACTGCCCTCACCATGGCGCAGGCCCAGCAGCTGCAGGCCGCGGAGCGGGTGGCGGCCCTCCGCGATGCCTTCATCGCGTCGGTGCTGGCCGGCGTTCCGGAGGCTGTGCTGACGGGCCACTCGACCGAGCGTCTTCCCTCCGTGGCGTCCTTTTGCTTCCCCGGTACCAGTGGTGAGTCGGTGCTTTTGGAGCTGGAGCGCAGGGGTGTTGTGTGTTCAAGCGGTTCGGCCTGTGCCGCCGGTTCCGATGCGCCATCGCCTGTCCTGACGGCTCTGGGCATCGAGGCCGAGGTGGCACAGACGGCGGTACGCTTCAGTTTTGACTCGTCCGTGACCGCCCTGGACCTGGAGACAGCAGCGCAAGGCATCCGGGACGCCGTCGCAAGCGTCCGTTCCCTTGGCTTGGCGTGA
- the nadC gene encoding carboxylating nicotinate-nucleotide diphosphorylase, whose product MTNASLFDLALPAAPVREILERAFAEDAPAGDITSQLLIPAEARATAVLNARVPGVLSGATVFRDAMLLVDPETEVELLLTDGETFDAGTPLARVSGSARSVLLAERVALNLVQRMSAIATKTAEYVKLAEGTDARITDTRKTTPGLRILERFAVRCGGGANHRYSLSDAVLAKDNHLAVMTGGDPGRLTGLLAAAKAKLGHTTHFEVEVDRMDQIEPVLAAGVDTIMLDNFTLDELKAGVALVDGRATVEASGNVNLQTVAGIAGAGVDVISVGALTHSVAALDLGLDVELTVG is encoded by the coding sequence ATGACTAATGCCTCCCTGTTTGACCTGGCCCTCCCGGCGGCACCGGTGCGGGAGATCCTGGAGCGGGCTTTCGCGGAGGATGCCCCTGCGGGGGATATCACCTCGCAGCTGCTGATCCCGGCAGAAGCCCGGGCCACGGCTGTGCTGAACGCACGCGTCCCTGGCGTGCTCAGCGGCGCCACCGTATTCCGGGATGCCATGCTGCTGGTCGATCCGGAGACCGAGGTGGAACTGCTGCTCACTGACGGTGAAACGTTCGACGCCGGCACACCCCTTGCGCGGGTCAGCGGCAGCGCACGCTCTGTGCTGCTTGCCGAACGGGTGGCACTGAACCTGGTGCAGCGGATGTCGGCCATTGCCACGAAAACTGCCGAGTACGTCAAGCTCGCCGAAGGCACCGACGCCAGGATCACAGATACGCGAAAGACCACCCCGGGCCTGCGGATCCTGGAACGGTTCGCTGTCCGGTGCGGCGGCGGGGCCAACCACCGGTACAGCCTCTCCGATGCCGTGCTTGCCAAAGACAACCACCTTGCCGTGATGACCGGCGGGGACCCGGGCAGGCTCACCGGCCTGCTTGCCGCGGCAAAGGCCAAGCTCGGCCACACCACGCACTTCGAAGTTGAAGTGGACAGGATGGACCAGATCGAACCGGTGCTGGCCGCCGGGGTGGACACCATCATGCTGGACAACTTCACCCTGGATGAGCTCAAGGCAGGAGTGGCGCTTGTGGACGGCCGCGCGACGGTGGAGGCCAGCGGCAACGTCAACCTCCAGACGGTGGCCGGAATCGCTGGTGCAGGCGTTGACGTCATCTCCGTCGGTGCCCTGACCCACAGTGTGGCCGCCCTGGACCTGGGGCTCGACGTCGAACTGACGGTGGGGTAG
- the nadB gene encoding L-aspartate oxidase: MTRASVHGTSVPQRLIVVGSGIAGLYAALLAADAGAEVVLLTKGELAESNTYYAQGGISAVLADPAPGDTVAAHIADTLNAGAGHCNTEAVRVLCSEAREDIAGLGRFGVRFDLAHDGGPALGLEAAHSAPRILHAGGDATGAGVANALIRAVLSRSTDGKIQLYGGAHATALRQSHGRVSGVDFSQGGRSLSVSGDAVLLATGGAGQLFAQTTNPAVATADGLALAWRAGAAVSDLEFFQFHPTCLVRTGATTDPEGDQDPLLISEAVRGEGAVLLDTHGLRFMPDYHLDAELAPRDVVSRSIALHLAKLGDPNGHVYLDARLIEAAKGPGFLEKRFPTLSQKTREAGLDWTRDLVPVAPAAHYWMGGVTTDLSGRTSVPGLLAAGEVACTGVQGANRLASNSLLEGLVFGRRAVEAFLSDPLAGASLDAVPPLAVSAASGLPLTLASGTPSNDERKPGFGASKALPTVGEHRFSFAPVSGQSFSRAALRRLMTANAGVLRNGVLLREASETLAGWAAVVRPEMVPLSEDPRVHEDASLLLAAQLLVRAAGERRASLGAHYRSDSVDGAAIHELEETYQMRPKASLVHD; the protein is encoded by the coding sequence ATGACCAGGGCCTCCGTGCACGGGACTTCTGTGCCGCAGCGGCTCATCGTCGTCGGAAGCGGCATCGCCGGGCTCTACGCCGCCCTGCTGGCGGCGGATGCGGGCGCGGAGGTTGTGCTGCTCACTAAGGGCGAGCTCGCTGAAAGCAATACGTACTACGCCCAGGGCGGCATCTCCGCAGTGCTTGCCGATCCGGCGCCCGGCGACACCGTGGCGGCGCACATTGCAGACACGCTCAACGCCGGCGCCGGCCACTGCAATACCGAGGCGGTGCGCGTCCTTTGCTCGGAAGCGCGGGAGGACATTGCAGGGCTGGGACGTTTCGGCGTGCGTTTCGACCTGGCCCACGACGGCGGCCCGGCCCTGGGACTTGAGGCTGCCCACTCCGCGCCGCGGATCCTGCATGCCGGCGGGGACGCCACAGGGGCCGGGGTGGCGAATGCACTCATCCGGGCCGTGCTGTCACGCAGCACCGACGGGAAGATCCAGCTGTACGGCGGAGCCCACGCCACAGCCTTGCGCCAATCCCATGGCAGGGTTTCCGGAGTTGATTTCAGCCAGGGTGGCCGGAGCCTGAGCGTGTCGGGCGACGCCGTGCTGCTGGCCACCGGCGGTGCCGGCCAGCTCTTCGCTCAGACCACCAACCCTGCAGTGGCCACCGCCGATGGCCTGGCCCTTGCCTGGCGGGCCGGGGCCGCCGTGTCCGATCTGGAGTTCTTCCAGTTCCACCCCACCTGCCTCGTTCGCACAGGAGCAACAACGGATCCGGAAGGGGACCAGGACCCGCTGCTCATCTCCGAAGCGGTCCGCGGTGAAGGCGCCGTCCTCCTGGACACACACGGCCTCAGGTTCATGCCCGACTACCACCTTGATGCCGAACTGGCACCCCGGGATGTTGTGTCCCGCAGCATCGCCCTTCACCTGGCAAAACTGGGCGATCCCAACGGCCACGTGTACCTTGACGCCCGCCTCATCGAGGCCGCCAAGGGCCCCGGGTTTCTCGAAAAGCGGTTCCCCACCCTCAGCCAAAAGACCCGCGAAGCCGGCCTCGACTGGACCCGCGACCTTGTTCCGGTGGCGCCTGCCGCCCACTACTGGATGGGCGGCGTCACCACCGACCTCTCCGGCCGGACCAGTGTGCCCGGGCTCCTGGCCGCCGGTGAAGTTGCCTGCACAGGAGTCCAGGGCGCCAACCGGCTCGCCAGTAACTCGCTCCTCGAAGGTCTCGTCTTTGGCCGCCGCGCTGTTGAAGCATTCCTTAGCGACCCACTGGCTGGCGCGTCGCTCGACGCTGTTCCTCCGCTCGCTGTCTCGGCCGCAAGCGGCCTCCCCTTGACGCTCGCTTCCGGAACACCCTCGAACGACGAACGGAAGCCCGGCTTTGGTGCCTCCAAGGCGTTGCCGACCGTAGGGGAGCACCGGTTCTCGTTCGCTCCGGTTTCAGGGCAGTCGTTTTCCCGGGCTGCCCTCCGCCGCTTGATGACTGCCAATGCCGGGGTGCTGCGGAATGGGGTGCTTTTGCGGGAGGCTTCGGAGACGTTGGCGGGGTGGGCCGCCGTCGTGCGTCCTGAAATGGTTCCATTGTCCGAGGATCCACGGGTGCATGAGGATGCCAGCCTCCTGCTCGCCGCGCAGCTGCTGGTCCGCGCTGCCGGGGAACGCCGGGCGTCCTTGGGGGCGCACTACCGGAGCGACAGCGTTGATGGCGCCGCCATCCATGAACTTGAGGAGACCTACCAGATGCGCCCGAAAGCGAGCCTTGTCCATGACTAA
- the nadA gene encoding quinolinate synthase NadA → MSSVNTAIQLITREQAEKAASGAAGKTTCSPALAKGPWDYDLAEALAGVPAYGPGASSADVAPAATPRQGQLPEQYKLASDAELDSRIRAAKAALGDRAVILGHFYQRDEVIQYADFVGDSFQLANAALTKPDAEAIIFCGVHFMAETADILSTPEQAVILPNLAAGCSMADMADTDSVEECWEQLEEIFGTEPDADGRVPVIPVTYMNSSAALKAFCGEHGGIVCTSSNARTVLEWAFERGQRVLFFPDQHLGRNTAKAMGVPLEQMPMWNPRKELGGNNEQALLDSRVILWHGFCSVHKRFNVAQIEKARADFPGVQVIVHPECPMEVVDAADSAGSTDFIKKAIAAATEPTTFAIGTEVNMVNRLAAEYPQHTIFCLDPVICPCSTMYRIHPGYLAWVLEELVEGRVVNRITVADAVQANARTALERMLAARPS, encoded by the coding sequence ATGAGCAGCGTCAACACAGCAATCCAGCTCATCACGCGGGAACAGGCCGAAAAGGCCGCCAGCGGCGCTGCCGGCAAGACTACATGCAGCCCGGCACTTGCCAAGGGTCCCTGGGACTATGACCTCGCCGAGGCGCTGGCGGGTGTTCCTGCCTACGGCCCCGGCGCATCAAGTGCCGATGTTGCCCCGGCTGCCACCCCGCGCCAGGGCCAGCTTCCCGAACAGTACAAGCTTGCCAGCGACGCTGAGCTGGATAGCCGGATCCGGGCGGCCAAGGCTGCCCTGGGTGACCGGGCAGTGATCCTGGGGCATTTTTACCAGCGCGACGAAGTGATCCAGTACGCGGACTTTGTGGGGGATTCGTTCCAGCTGGCCAATGCGGCCCTGACCAAACCCGACGCCGAAGCCATCATCTTCTGTGGCGTGCACTTCATGGCCGAGACGGCAGACATCCTCTCCACGCCGGAACAGGCAGTCATCCTGCCCAACCTGGCAGCTGGCTGCTCCATGGCGGACATGGCGGACACGGACTCTGTGGAAGAGTGCTGGGAGCAGCTCGAAGAGATCTTCGGGACCGAGCCCGACGCCGATGGCCGGGTGCCGGTTATTCCGGTCACCTACATGAATTCCTCCGCCGCTCTGAAGGCCTTCTGCGGTGAACACGGCGGAATCGTGTGCACGTCCTCCAACGCCAGGACTGTCCTTGAATGGGCCTTCGAGCGCGGGCAGCGCGTCCTCTTCTTCCCGGACCAGCACTTGGGCCGCAACACCGCCAAGGCCATGGGCGTGCCGCTGGAGCAGATGCCCATGTGGAACCCGCGCAAGGAACTGGGCGGCAATAACGAGCAGGCGCTCCTTGATTCCCGCGTAATCCTGTGGCACGGTTTCTGCTCCGTCCACAAGCGCTTCAACGTGGCCCAGATCGAAAAGGCGCGGGCGGACTTCCCCGGCGTCCAGGTCATCGTCCACCCGGAATGCCCCATGGAGGTGGTGGACGCCGCCGATTCGGCAGGATCCACTGACTTCATCAAAAAGGCGATCGCCGCCGCCACCGAGCCCACCACGTTCGCGATCGGCACCGAGGTCAACATGGTGAACCGGCTGGCCGCAGAATACCCGCAACACACCATCTTCTGCCTGGACCCGGTCATCTGCCCCTGCTCCACGATGTACCGGATCCACCCCGGATACCTCGCCTGGGTCCTCGAGGAACTCGTCGAAGGGCGCGTCGTCAACCGGATCACCGTGGCGGACGCCGTGCAGGCGAACGCCAGGACCGCGCTCGAGCGCATGCTTGCCGCTAGGCCGTCATGA
- a CDS encoding NUDIX hydrolase, whose protein sequence is MYASSANVAERQAAPPSLAISTVIFALRPSEASGRPTLWIPLVRRIREPYKGLWALPGGPLSHSESLQDAASRNLQETTGLAPTYLEQLYAFGGLHRSPTQRVVSIVYWALVQPTEAALADESENVKWFRADRPGDLAFDHNAIVDYALWRLRNKLAYGSVAYHLLGEYFTLAQVREVYEAVLDRQLDPANFRRQLKSTPEIEETGEYLQGGKHRPPRLYRFTGRPGLDPDNRSTP, encoded by the coding sequence ATGTACGCCAGTTCAGCCAACGTCGCCGAGCGGCAGGCGGCACCCCCTTCGCTCGCCATCTCCACTGTCATCTTCGCCCTTCGGCCCAGCGAAGCCTCGGGCCGGCCCACCCTGTGGATCCCCTTGGTCCGGCGGATCCGCGAGCCCTACAAAGGGCTCTGGGCCCTGCCGGGCGGGCCCTTGTCACACTCGGAGTCCCTGCAGGACGCGGCATCCCGGAACCTCCAGGAGACCACCGGCCTGGCACCCACCTACCTTGAGCAGCTCTATGCTTTTGGCGGCCTCCACCGCTCGCCCACCCAGCGCGTTGTTTCGATCGTCTACTGGGCGCTCGTGCAGCCCACGGAAGCGGCGCTCGCTGACGAATCGGAGAACGTCAAATGGTTCCGCGCAGACCGGCCCGGCGACCTTGCCTTTGATCACAATGCCATCGTCGACTACGCACTCTGGCGCCTGCGCAACAAGCTTGCCTACGGCTCGGTTGCCTATCACCTGCTGGGGGAGTACTTCACCCTGGCGCAGGTGCGCGAAGTCTACGAGGCGGTGCTGGACCGCCAACTGGATCCGGCCAACTTCCGCCGGCAGCTCAAGTCCACACCGGAGATCGAAGAGACCGGTGAATACCTCCAGGGCGGCAAACACCGCCCGCCACGCCTCTACCGCTTCACCGGCCGCCCCGGCCTTGACCCAGATAACAGGAGTACTCCATGA
- a CDS encoding amino acid permease, translated as MTMKSTQVRPETQLGHSMKPRQLTMMGLGSAIGAGLFLGSGAGVQAAGPAVLVSYLVAGTLIILVMWALGEMAAANPTSGAFSVYAEGALGKTAGATVGWLWWLQLVVVIAAEALGAAGLLFSVWPVVPVWALALIFMVVFTAINLAGVRNFGEFEFWFAILKVAAIVLFLAVGLALLLGLLPDVASPGLGNITSDFAPAGLGGIATALFVVIFAFGGTEIVSVAAAETEDPEHSVGKAIRTVVWRILVFYIGSVFVIAAVLPATSESLASPFAGVLNAARIPGAGTAITLVAVVALLSALNANLYGASRMVYSLSQRGEAPAFLSRLSGASVPMLAVGVSVAFGFIATVLELLFPERILPALFQLVGSTCLVVWGTALVSQLILRRRADSSGTPLPLRMKGFPRLTIFGLVLLGLIFAVGFSAESSRSQLFSTFALVAALAAACWLGARVTSRARQPK; from the coding sequence ATGACGATGAAGTCCACGCAGGTGCGTCCGGAGACCCAGCTCGGCCACAGCATGAAACCGCGACAGCTGACCATGATGGGTCTGGGCAGCGCGATCGGCGCCGGATTGTTCCTTGGCTCCGGCGCCGGAGTCCAGGCAGCCGGTCCGGCGGTGCTCGTCTCCTACCTGGTCGCGGGCACCCTTATCATCCTGGTGATGTGGGCGCTCGGCGAAATGGCCGCCGCCAACCCCACCAGCGGCGCTTTCTCCGTTTATGCGGAGGGGGCATTGGGAAAAACGGCAGGCGCCACCGTTGGCTGGCTGTGGTGGCTCCAGCTGGTGGTGGTGATCGCGGCCGAGGCCCTGGGCGCGGCCGGCCTGTTGTTCTCGGTCTGGCCCGTCGTACCCGTCTGGGCACTGGCCCTGATCTTTATGGTGGTGTTCACGGCCATCAACCTGGCCGGCGTGCGCAACTTCGGTGAGTTCGAGTTTTGGTTCGCCATTCTTAAGGTGGCCGCCATCGTTCTCTTCCTCGCCGTCGGGCTTGCCCTTCTGCTCGGCCTCCTGCCTGACGTGGCGTCGCCGGGGCTGGGGAACATCACCTCCGACTTCGCCCCCGCGGGACTCGGCGGCATCGCCACTGCACTCTTTGTGGTGATCTTCGCGTTCGGCGGAACAGAGATCGTTTCCGTGGCGGCCGCCGAAACCGAGGATCCTGAGCACAGCGTGGGCAAGGCGATCCGAACCGTGGTGTGGCGCATCCTGGTCTTCTACATCGGCTCCGTCTTTGTCATAGCAGCGGTCCTTCCGGCCACGTCCGAAAGCCTTGCTTCTCCTTTTGCGGGGGTGCTCAACGCCGCCCGCATACCCGGCGCCGGCACGGCGATCACCCTGGTGGCCGTCGTCGCACTCCTCTCGGCACTGAACGCGAACCTGTACGGTGCATCACGGATGGTGTATTCGCTCTCCCAGCGTGGCGAAGCGCCCGCCTTCCTGTCCCGGCTCAGCGGCGCCAGCGTGCCCATGCTGGCGGTAGGCGTATCAGTGGCCTTCGGCTTTATCGCCACCGTCCTGGAACTGCTGTTCCCGGAACGGATCCTTCCTGCCCTCTTCCAACTGGTGGGCTCCACCTGCCTGGTGGTCTGGGGCACGGCGCTGGTTTCACAGCTGATTCTTCGGCGGCGCGCGGACAGCAGCGGCACTCCCCTTCCGCTGCGGATGAAGGGATTTCCGCGGCTCACGATTTTTGGCCTGGTACTCCTGGGCCTCATCTTTGCCGTGGGTTTCAGTGCCGAAAGCAGCCGCAGCCAGCTGTTCAGCACGTTTGCCCTGGTTGCCGCGCTGGCGGCGGCGTGCTGGCTGGGCGCGCGTGTCACTTCCCGGGCCCGGCAGCCCAAGTAG